CCCCGCCCCGGCCGCAGCGCCGCCCCGCAGCCCCGGCGTGCGGAACGCGCAGCTCACCGACCGCTCGCCCGGCGCCACCTCCACGGCCACCAGCCCCAGATGCTCCCCGGCCGGGCGGCCCTGGCACCGCCACCCGGCGATGCGGGGCGCCGAAAGGACCGCCACCCCGTGGGCGTCCGGCGGGAGCGTGGCCCGCACCTCGTCGCCGTCGACCCGTACGTCCACCGCCGCCCCCGCCCGCAGCCGCGCGACCGCCTCGCTCAGCCGCCCCCGGTCCAGGCAGCCGACGGCGCCGTCGGGCACGGCGCCCCGGCCCCGCCACTCCACGCGCGTGCCCGCCACGCGCTGGGTGCCGAGGGGGGTCATGGCGGCCCGCCGCTTGGGCAGCCCGCCGCGAAGCTCGGCCGGCCTGCCCGTACCGCCGAGACGCGCCGTGCCGGTGAAGTCGGGCGCCCAGGCGAAGACGTCGCTGCCGACCGGGCACACGCCATCCGCGGGGAGGTCGTAGACGCGCGACCCGAGCAGCAGCTCCTGGTTACGGAACGCGGAAGCGCCGTACCGGAGTTCCCGCCCCGTGCCGGGACCCGCGACCCCCGTGCCCGCACCCGCGTCCCCGGCGCCCGCACCCGCCTCCGCGACGCCCTCCGCCCGTACCGTCACCAGCGGCAGCCGCTCGTCCGTCCGCGTCAGCACCCCGTCCCGCCAGCGCGCGCCCACCGCGAACAGCGCGTCCGTGACCGGGTTGTCGAGGCTCTGGAGGTTCCGGCCGTGCGACGTCCAGCCGCCGCCGAGAGCCGCCAGGGTCCGCGTCCACACCTCGGGCGTGTGGCTGCTGTAGTACGCGGCGCCCTGCCCGCCCAGCAGCAGCGGGTCGTTGCCGGTGAGCTGCGGGCGCCCCGGATCGGTCCGGTACGCGGGCCACCCGTCCGCGCCCCGCACCGCCGCCGCCCGCGCGTCGTGCGCGGCGCCCCACGCCGGGTAGTCGTCCAGCCGCGCGGGCCGCTCCCGGTCGGCGTACGCCGTGGTCGCCGCGGCCGGCACGACCACGCTGACCGCCAACAGCGCGCCCCCCACCCCCCGTACAACCGGACGCCCACGCCCCCGAGCCCCGCCGGCCCCGGCCCCCGCCCGTCCCGCACCACTCGCCGCCCTCAACAGCACCACGGCCCCCACCGCCACGACCCCTCCCGCCCCGAACAGCCCGTACGCCGCGCCCGTCACCAGCCCGCTCCCCGAGGCCACCGCCGCGACCACGCCCAGCAGCGCCGCCCCGCCCAGCAGCGCCCGCCACCCCGGCCAGCCGCCCGCCGCCACGCCCGTCCACGCGGCCATCACCACGACACCGGCCAGCACGAACGTCTGCCGGTACGGGCTGCCGTTCGGTGTGGCGAACACATGCCACACCAGGTGCGTCGGCTCCCACTGCGCCGACAGCAGCACCCCCGCCACCAGCCCGCCCCACACGAGCCGCTCCCGCCCGTCCACCGCCCGGTGGAACGGCAGCGCGGCCGCCAGCAGCAGCGCCCCGGCGCCCAGGAACAGCGCGGGCGTGAAGAAGCTGTACGTCGCCGGGAGCACCCGCGCGGCCACGTCAGCCCACTCCGCCGCCTCGAACCGGCGCGTCCACCCCGGATACGCGTGCCGCGACCCCAGGAACACCGGCACCAGCACGGGCCCGGCGAGGCACACCCCCAGCACCACCGTCCCCACCGCCCGCGCCCACACCCGCACCACCCCGCGAGCCCCACGGCCCTCCACCACCCCCGAAGCCCCCGCTCCCGAAGCCCCCGCCCCAGGTAGCCCGGCCCCCGTCCCCGGAAGTCCAGCGCCACCCCCCGCCCCCAGCCGCGCGGCCAGCACCAGCGCCGCGCCCAGCGTCGCCATGTACGCGGTGTAGAAGTTCGCCGCCCAGCACAGGGCCACCACCACCGGCCCCAGCAGCGGCCGCCGCCCCTCCCGCACCCACTCCACGACCAGGCACAGCAGCGGGAAGGCGACCAGCCCGTCCAGCCACATCGGGTTGTACGACGCCTCCACGACCGCCCAGCCGCACAGCGCGTACGCCGCGCCCAGCACGGCCGCGCCCCACCGGCTGCCCCGCCGCTGCCGCAGCAGCACCACCGCCATGGCAGCCGCCGCCGAGCCCAGCTTCAACACGGTCACCACGTACACGGCCAGGTCGATCCGCTCGCGCGGGAACGCGGCGACCAGCACCGCGAACGGGCTCGTCAGATACGTGCCCAGGTCGGGCAGCAGGCTGGTCCCGTACCCCGACCGCCAGTTCAGCAGCGTCCCGCCCCCGGCCCGCCCGTGCAGCAGGTCCCACAGGTGGGCGTGGAACGGCACGAACTGGTTGCCGAGGTCGTTGACGGCACGCGTACGCGGCCCGAAGGGGAAGGTCCGGGCCACGGCGTCACCGGCGCACACCGCCACCACGGCGAACAGCGCGGACAGCGCGCCGCACACGGCCGCGCCGGAGGCGGACGGCCGCGCGGACGGAAGGGTACGGGACTCGGCCACGCCCCCGAATATGGCACCGGAGAACCGCCGACTCGGCTGCCCCGTAAACGAGTTCACCCAATGGCCGCCTGCCCGCCACAAAGCGGGTCCGCACCCGACACGCACGGCCGTTTCCGTTTACCGCGTGCTGATCTCGATAGTGGTGCCCTGCTTCGACGAAGAGGAGATCATCGCCCGGTTCCACGAGCACGTCACCACGGAATTGGGCCGCCTCGCGGTGGACTTCGAACTCGTCTACGTGGACGACGGAAGCCGTGACGGCACCCTGGAGATCCTCCAGGAGCGGGCCGCCGCGGACCCCCGCGTCCGGTACGTCTCCTTCAGCCGCAACTTCGGCAAGGAGGCCGCCATGCTCGCCGGGCTGCGCCACGCCACCGGCGACGCGGTCGTCCTCATGGACGCCGACCTCCAGCACCCGCCGCGCCTCGTCGGCCGCATGCTGGAGCTGCACGCCGAGGGGTACGACCAGGTCGTCGCCCGCCGGACCCGCGACGGCGACCGCGTCACCCGCACCCTGCTCGCCCGCGGCTACTACCGGGTGATCAACCGGCTCGTGGACGTGGAGCTGACCGACGGCGTCGGCGACTTCCGGCTGCTGTCCCGCAGGGCCGTCGAAGCGGTGCTCGAACTCACCGAGTACAACCGTTTCTCGAAAGGGATCTTCGCCTGGGTCGGTTTCCCCACCACCACCTTCGAGTACCGGAACGAGACCCGCGAGCAGGGCCGCTCGAAATGGACGTTCCGCAAACTCCTCAACTACGGCCTCGACGGTCTGCTCTCCTTCAACGACAAACCGCTGCGCGCCGCACTCCACCTGGGCCTCGTCCTCGTCTCCACCGCCGCCCTCTACGCCGCGTGGATCGTCGGCGACGCCCTCCTCAACGGCGTGGACACCCCCGGATACGTCACCCTCCTGGTCGCCGTCACCGCCCTCGCCGGTGTCCAGATGGTCATGCTCGGCCTGATCGGGGAGTATGTGGGCCGTATCTACTACGAGGTGAAGCGGCGCCCCCACTTCCTGGTGAAGGCGACGAACACCGGCGCGGCACCGCGCACCCGACCGTCCCCAGGGGAGTTCAGCCGAAGATGACCGGCGTCAGCGGCCAGATCGTCAGGTTCGCCCTGGTCGGGGTGGTGAACACCGGTACGTACTACGGCTGCTACCTGCTGCTCCTCGCGTGCGGCCTGCCGTACGTCGCCGCGCACGTCGTGGCGTTCCTGCTGTCGATGACCGGCTCGTTCTTCCTCACCAGCTACTTCACCTACCGCACCCGCCCCACCTGGCGGAAGTTCCTGCTGTTCCCGCTCACCAACGCGGCCAACTTCGTGATCACCACCCTCGGGGTGTGGCTGCTGGTCGGCATCGCGGGAATGTCCAGCCGGTACGCGCCGCTGCTCGCCGCCGCGGCCGCGATCCCCGTCACGTTCGTCGTCTCCCGGACGATCATGCTGCGGCCCGAGAACCCGAAGGACCGTGACTCGTTGGCAGAAGTGGCTCCGAAGTAGTGGCCCGGGCCACAGCCACTGCATACCATCGATCACCGCAAGGTCGTTGACACTGACGTACGACCCACGCCGGGAGGCCCCCTTTGCACCGCCGCCGTCGCACCGCGCTCTCCGTCTCCGCCGCCCTCGTCGTCGCGGCCCCCCTCCTCACCGCCTGCGGCAGCGACGCCCACCCGGGCGCGGCCGCCGTCGTCGGCGGACAGCGGATCGAGACGGCCGCGCTCCAGGCGCAGGTCCGGGACGTCCGCACGGCGCAGGAGGCGTCGCCGCAGGCCGAGCAGCTGATCCGCGCCACGGGAGACCTCAGCCGCGAGAAGCTCAACGGGATGATCTTCGACCGGGTGGTGGAGAAGGTCGCCGCCGACTCCGGGATCACCGTCAGCCGCAAGGAGATCCAGCAGACGCGGCGCGCCGCCGCCCGCCAGTACGGAGGGGACGCGCAGCTCGCCGCGATGCTCCTCCAGCAGCAGGGCACCGCCCCCGACGAGATCGACGACGTCGTCCGGCGGAACATCCTCATGAACAAGATCGCCGAGAAGCACGGCGTGACCAACAGCCCCGAGGGCCAGAAGAAGCTCGCCGACCTGTTCGGCAGCGCGTCCAGGGCCCTCGGCATCGACGTGAACCCCCGGTACGGCACCTGGGACCACGACAAGATCCAGCTCGGCCGCTACCAGGCGCCGTGGCTCCGCCAGGTCACCCAGGACCCGGCCGCCGCCCCGACGGGCCTGTAGGACCGGGCGGCGGGTTCGAGGGGCGTCCGGGACCGGCGGTAGGTTCGAGGGGTGAACGCTCAAGCCGCAGACACCCCCGGCACCGGCCGCATCGTCCTCCTCACCACCAGCCACCGGGTCGCGCCCGGCGTGCTGTCCTGGCCGGCGTGGCAGACCCTGCACGCCGCCGACGAGGTCCTGTGCCCCGACCCGGCCCACCCGCAGCTGCCGTACCTCCGCGAGGCCGGGGTCGCCGTCGAGACCGCCGCGCCCACCGCCCGGGAGCTGGTGGACGCGTGCGCCGGGGACCGTACGGTCGTCGTCGTCGCGTCCGGCGAGGGCGACCAGGCGCTCACCGACGGCCTGGCCCGCCTCGCCGGGTCCGGCCGCGTCGCCATGCCCGACCTGGAGCTGCTGCCCGGCTCGTACGACCTGCCCGGCGCGCGCCTGCTGGACCTGGTCGAGGTGATGGACCGAATCCGCCGCGAGTGCCCCTGGTCGTCCCGCCAGACGCACCAGGGCCTCGCCAAGTACGCCATCGAGGAGGCGTACGAGCTGGTCGAGGCCATCGAGGACGGCGACCGGGAGGAGCTGCGCGAGGAGCTGGGCGACGTGCTCCTCCAAGTCGTCTTCCACGCCCGGATCGCCGAGGAGGCGGACGACGAGCCGTTCTCGCTGGACGACGTGGCGGGCGGCCTGGTCGAGAAGCTCATCCACCGGCACCCGCACGTCTTCGGCGACGCGACCGCCGAGACGCCCGAGCAGGTCAAGGAGCACTGGCTGCGCACCAAGGCCCTCGAGAAGCAGCGCACCTCCGTCACGGACGGCATCCCGCTGGGGCAGCCGGGCCTCGCGCTGGCGGCGAAGCTCGCGAGCCGCGTCCGCACGGCGGGCATGGACGTGCCGCCCCCGTCCGGCGAGGGCGTCGGCTACGCCCTGCTGGAGATGGCCGCCCGCGCGGAGGCCGAGGGCGTGGACCCGGAAGCGGCCCTGCGGGCGGCGGCCCGCGCCTACCGCGACACGATCCGCGCGGCGGAGGGCCACGACGCTGGGTAACGTGACGGTGGCCGTACGGGGCGGGTGAGTCGGGGGAGGACCGGTGGGCGTGGGGGAGCTGCGCGAGGGGGACTTCGACGCCCTGGTGAGGGTGTTGAAGTCGGACGACTACCTGGGGCTGATGGAGCGCCTGAGCGTCCTCGACCCCGAGGGCGCGCTGGGCTTCGACCTGCTGGCCAGCCAGGTCCGGCTGGCCGTCTCCGACGAGGCCGCCAGGTCCCGCGCGGAGTCGTGGCTGCGACGGGCGGCCCCCCGCGACCCCCGGGTGCTCGACGCGATCCGGACGTACGCGGGGGAGCCGACGCCCGTGGGGTTTGGCCCCGTGGGTCCCGTCCCTGTGGGGCCCGCCGTCCGCAACACGGTGTCGGACAGCGCGGCGGGGAACATCGTGCAGGCGCACACCGTCGAGCAGGTCAACTTCTACGTGGCCCCGCCCGACCCGGCCCTCTGGCTGGACGCTGCGACGGTGGACCCGCACGCGCTGGGCGCCCCGCACGAGGGCCCGTACATCCGCCGTGACCGGGACGCGGACCTCGGCCCGGAGCGGCGGGACGGCTTCCTGCTGATCACCGGCCCGCCGCTGTCCGGCAGGACCACCACCGCCTGGGCGTATGTACGGCGGCTCCCGCCCGGAACAGAGGTCTGCGTCCCGCCGCCCGGCACGGACCTGCGGGCGCTGCCCGAGCGCATCGCCGCCCGGAAGTCCCCCTGCGTGCTGTGGCTCGACGACTTGGAGCGGTACGTGGAGGGCCTGGACGCCGCCCTGCTGTCGCGCCTCATCGCCATGGGCGTCCGGATCGTCGCCACGATGACCGACGCGGCGTACGACGAGCACCGCTTCGGCACCCCGGCGACGGCCCGCGTACTGAGCCGGGCGCGGGTGGTGGAACTGGAGCTGGAGTGGAGCGAGGACGAGTTCGACCGGATAGAGGAGGCCGGCGACCCGCGCTTCGAAGCGTTGACGGATTGGTGCGGTGACCTGCGCGTCACCGAGTACCTCGCCGTCGGCCCTCACCTGTGGGCGGAGTGGCGCAGGGCCGGGCGCCCCTCAGGCAATCAGCCTGGTCACCAGCTCGTGCGCGCCGTTCTCGACCTCATGCGGTGCGGGATGTCCGGCGCGCCGCGCGAATTGGCCCGCGCCGTCTACGAGATGTACGCCCCGGAACACACCGACGCATTCGACGCCGCCCTCGCCTGGGCGGTGCGCCCGCGCCATGGAGTGACCGGCCTGCTGGTCGAGTCAACCGAGGCGGGCGGGCTGGTCGGCTACGGCTACCTGGTCGGTGAGGCGATCCAATCCGACGAGCTGCCCCCGGTCCCGTACGAGACATGGGATCTGGCCGTTGCCCAAGGTGGGCAGCTGGTTACCCACCTCGCAACCGTGCACTTCCGCACGGGCGCCAAATCAGGCGACCCCGAAGCCATGTACCGCCTGGCCCGCCTCACCGACGACGAGGAGTGGCTGCGCAAGGCCGCCGACGCGGGCCACACGGCCGCCGCCGCGGACCTGGGGCGGGCGCTGGCCGACCGGGGCGAGGCGCGGGCGGCGGAGCACTACCTGGAGAAGGCAGCCGATGCGGGCGACGCGCGCGCCGCGACTCTGCTGGGCAAGTTGCTGCGGGACCGGGCGGAGGGGTGGTGGAGCGCGGCTGCACGACAGGGAGATCACGAGGCGGCATCCCACCTCGCCACCCTGTTGCTCGGGCGCGGCAAGGTGGATGAGGCATACATCCGCAGCTATCAAGCGCTCCACACCAGCTCCGCGCAGTCATCGGCCCTCTGCGGTGCTATACACCGTTTCTGGCAGCAGGAGGAAACGGCCCAGGTATGGTTCGACCGCGCCGCCGCAGCGGGAGACGACACGTGGAGCGCGGACGCCTTCGGCCCAGCGATGTCCATCAGTGACGAGGAAGAACAGCTGCGCGTGGAGTGCGCGGATGCGGACGCCGACGTTCTGGGCATCCACGTGACCCACGTAGGCGCTTTCCTTGAGAAGCACGGTCGTGTCGACGAAGCCCGCACCTGGTACCAGAAGGGCTTCGAGCTGGGGGACGCCTACGCCGCCTTCCGCCTCGCCCGCCTCCGGGAGCAGGGGGGCGACGAGGACGGCGCCGCCCACTGGATGCGCAAGGCCGCCGACGCCGGGCATCCGGGTGCCGTGAAGGCGCTCGGCGGCGGGGCGGATACCGTCGAGGGGTGAACGCCGCGAACGACCCCGCCACGCCCCCCGAGCTCTTCACCTGGGAGTTCGCCACCGACCCGTACCCGGCGTACGCCTGGCTGCGGGAGCACGCGCCGGTGCACCGCACGCGGCTGCCCAGCGGGGTCGAGGCGTGGCTGGTCACCCGGTACGCCGACGCGAAGCAGGCGCTCGCGGACCAGCGGCTCAGCAAGAACCCCGCGCACCACGACGAGCCCGCCCACGCCAAGGGCAAGACGGGCATTCCGGGGGAGCGCAAGGCGGAGCTGATGACGCACCTGCTGAACATCGACCCGCCGGACCACACCCGGCTGCGGCGGCTCGTGTCGAAGGCGTTCACGCCCCGCCGGGTCGCGGAGTTCGCGCCGCGCGTGCAGGAGCTGACGGACCGTCTGATCGACGGTTTCGCAACAAAAGGCGAGGCGGACCTCATCCATGAGTTCGCCTTCCCCCTCCCCATTTACGCGATTTGCGACATGCTCGGGGTGCCCGCCGAGGACCAGGACGACTTCCGGGACTGGGCCGGGCAGATGATCCGGCACGGCGGCGGCCCGCGCGGCGGGGTCGCGCGGGCCGTGAAGCGGATGCGGGCGTACCTGGTGGACCTGATCCACCGCAAGCGCGGCGACCTCGGCGACGACCTGATCTCCGGCCTGATCCGCGCCTCCGACCACGGCGAGCACCTCACCGAGAACGAGGCCGCCGCGATGGCGTTCATCCTCCTGTTCGCGGGCTTCGAGACGACCGTGAACCTCATCGGTAACGGCACGTACGCGCTGCTCCGCAACCCCGCCGAACGGGCCCGCCTCCAGGCGTCCCTGGCCGCCGGGGAGACGGACCTGCTGGCCACCGGGGTGGAGGAACTGCTCCGCTACGACGGGCCGGTCGAGCTGGCGACCTGGCGTTTCGCGACCGAGCCGCTCACCGTCGGCGGGCAGCGGATCGAGGCGGGCGACCCCGTCCTCGTCGTCCTCGCGGCGGCGGACCGGGACCCGGCGCGGTTCGACGACCCGGACACCCTGGACCTCGGGCGGCGCGACAACCAGCACCTGGGGTACGGGCACGGCATCCACTACTGCCTCGGCGCGCCCCTCGCCCGGCTGGAGGGGCAGGCCGCGCTGGCCACGCTCCTGACCCGGCTCCCCGACCTGCGTCTCGCCGCCGAACCGGACGAACTGCGGTGGCGCGGCGGGCTCATCATGCGCGGACTGAGGACCCTCCCGGTGGCCTTTACACCCGAATCACGCCCATGAGAACTGACGTTCCGTCAGTTCTGTGATGTTCACGTGATCCCCGCTGCATCGACTTGTGACTGACGTTCGAATGCCGCTACGTTCACCGTCACCTCAGCAGTCACGCGAAAGGTCCAACGCATGCGCTCCGGGAACGGACGACACCGTCGCCCCCGTCAAGCTCCCGCCCTCGTCGTCGCCGCGGGCGTGACCGGATCAGCGATCGCCCTGCCGCTGCTCGGCGCGGGCACCGCGTCCGCCGCCGACGCCGCCACCTGGGACCGCGTCGCAGAATGCGAGACCGGTGGCATGTGGAGCGCCGACCTCGGCAACGGGTACTACGGCGGCCTCCAGCTGTCGCAGGAGACATGGCAGGCGTACGGCGGCACGGCCTACGCGCCGCGCGCCGACCTCGCCAGCCGCTCCGAGCAGATAGCCGTCGCGGAGAAGGTCTACGCCGCCCAGGGCTCCGCCGCCTGGGAGACCTGCGCGCCCATCGCGAACCTCGGCGGCGCGGGCGACGACTCCGCCCCGGCCGAGACCGCCCCCGACGCGACGCCCGACCCCACCGCGGACACGGGAACCGACGCCGGCGCCGACAAGCCCGCCACGGGCGAGCAGCCCACCGCGCCGGGCGACAGCCCGGCCGGCACCGAGGGCTCCACCGGCTCCGGCGCGACCGGGCTGCCCGGCGAGCCCACCGCGCCCGCCACCCCCGACGCGACGGCCTCCCCGACCGCGCCCACGGCGCCCTCCACCGGCCCGGCCGCGCCCGACGGGACGCCCACGGCCGAGGACGGCACGGGCACCCCCGCGTCCGGCACCGGCAAGCACCGCGGCGAACCCGCCAAGGAAGAGGCCGGGACCGTCCCGGCACTTCCGGGCGGAACGGACGAGACCACCGGGACCGGCAATCCGGCCGAGGGCCGCGAATCCGGCGGGCACGCCTCGCGCGGTGACGGAACGGCACGTACCGGGGCCGGCCTCGCCCCCGACGGTACGTACACCGTCCAGCCCGGCGACAACCTGTGGACCATCGCGGACAGCCACGAGCTGCCCGGCGGCTGGACGGCGCTCTACGACGCGAACCGCGAGACCGTGGGTACCGACCCCGACCTCATCCTCCCTGGCCAGAGCCTCGACCTGGGCGCGAACGAGGGGTAGTTACGGGCGGGAATGTCCGTTTCCTCGAAGTGAGACAAGAGTCTCTTTGCCTCAACTCGCGCCCCCGCGCCGCCCGGTCCGTCCGTTTCCGCCCCTACCTGCGCAAACGCCCTTATGGGGCAGGCGCGTAGGGGCGGATTGACCGGGATGTCCGTCTTTGATCTCCGTGCGGGTCTGTGCTTACCGTCGATATCGCTCGCCACCGCGGGCCCCGTTGGCCGGTAACGCCGAATCCTGCCGCCGGACGACGGGAACAGTCGACGCTTCGAGCGCCGTGGGCAGGAGCGGGGGACCCAAGGTAAGTGCCGGGCCCGGCCGTCGAGAGACGGCCAAGTCCGGCTAGGGGTGAAGCCGCGCGCCACCAGCGCGCGGCCGGGCACTCACCAGGCCCGAACCCGACAGCTCACCTCGCAGGCGTCGGTGAGGAGATCCACCATGCTGAATTCCGGCAAGGGAAAGCACCGTCGCCCGTCCAAGGCCGTCCGTCTCGCCGCGTTCGCCGGCATCACCGGTGTGGCCGTCGCCGCCCCGCTGATGGGCGCCACGTCCGCCAGCGCCGCGACCGCCGCCGAGTGGGACCGCGTCGCGCAGTGCGAGTCCGGCGGCAACTGGTCCATCAACACCGGCAACGGCTACTACGGCGGCCTTCAGTTCTCGGCCTCCACCTGGGCCGCGTACGGCGGCACGCAGTACGCCTCCACCGCCGACAAGGCCAGCAAGGCCCAGCAGATAGCCGTCGCCGAGAAGGTCCTCGCGGGCCAGGGCAAGGGCGCCTGGCCGCACTGCGGCGTCGGCCTGTCCAGCACCCCCTACGGCGGCGGCGCCCCCGAGCGCACCGCCGAGCAGCCCACCACGCGCAGCGAGCAGCGCACCGCGCCGAAGGCCGAGACCGCCAAGCCGAAGGCCGAGTCGAAGACCGTCACCACCCCGACCGGCGAGAAGGTTCAGAAGGGCGACGGCGAGTACAAGGTCAAGGCCGGCGACACGCTCAGCTCCATCGCCGCCGCCGAGGGCGTCAAGGGCGGCTGGGCGAAGCTGTTCGAGCTCAACAAGGACATCGTCGCCGACGCCGACCTCATCTACCCGGGCCAGCAGCTCCACCTGAGCTGACCCGCACCCGCACTCCGGCGCGGCGGCTGTCCGGGCCGCCGCGCCGCCAGGGCCGCCGTGTCCCAGGGATCGCCGTGTCCCCCGGGTCGCCGTGCCCCCAGGGCCGTCACCGGCCCGCCCGGACCGCCCCGGTCCGTCGCGCATCCCCCGTACGCGGCGGGCCGGGGCTCCGGCCTTCCCGGCGCCCTCGGCCCTCCGCCCCCCCGGGGCGCCCTCGCGGCCCCCGGCGGCCCGCCCGGCCCCGCAGTGGCCGTCCCGCCCCTGCTTCGCCCCCGTCCTCCGTACGGTCGAACCGGGGCAAACCGGTCCAGGGCGGATGAGCAGAGGGCCACTCAGACCGGTTACCGTCC
This genomic window from Streptomyces thermolilacinus SPC6 contains:
- a CDS encoding LysM peptidoglycan-binding domain-containing protein, yielding MRSGNGRHRRPRQAPALVVAAGVTGSAIALPLLGAGTASAADAATWDRVAECETGGMWSADLGNGYYGGLQLSQETWQAYGGTAYAPRADLASRSEQIAVAEKVYAAQGSAAWETCAPIANLGGAGDDSAPAETAPDATPDPTADTGTDAGADKPATGEQPTAPGDSPAGTEGSTGSGATGLPGEPTAPATPDATASPTAPTAPSTGPAAPDGTPTAEDGTGTPASGTGKHRGEPAKEEAGTVPALPGGTDETTGTGNPAEGRESGGHASRGDGTARTGAGLAPDGTYTVQPGDNLWTIADSHELPGGWTALYDANRETVGTDPDLILPGQSLDLGANEG
- a CDS encoding SurA N-terminal domain-containing protein → MHRRRRTALSVSAALVVAAPLLTACGSDAHPGAAAVVGGQRIETAALQAQVRDVRTAQEASPQAEQLIRATGDLSREKLNGMIFDRVVEKVAADSGITVSRKEIQQTRRAAARQYGGDAQLAAMLLQQQGTAPDEIDDVVRRNILMNKIAEKHGVTNSPEGQKKLADLFGSASRALGIDVNPRYGTWDHDKIQLGRYQAPWLRQVTQDPAAAPTGL
- a CDS encoding glycosyltransferase family 2 protein, coding for MLISIVVPCFDEEEIIARFHEHVTTELGRLAVDFELVYVDDGSRDGTLEILQERAAADPRVRYVSFSRNFGKEAAMLAGLRHATGDAVVLMDADLQHPPRLVGRMLELHAEGYDQVVARRTRDGDRVTRTLLARGYYRVINRLVDVELTDGVGDFRLLSRRAVEAVLELTEYNRFSKGIFAWVGFPTTTFEYRNETREQGRSKWTFRKLLNYGLDGLLSFNDKPLRAALHLGLVLVSTAALYAAWIVGDALLNGVDTPGYVTLLVAVTALAGVQMVMLGLIGEYVGRIYYEVKRRPHFLVKATNTGAAPRTRPSPGEFSRR
- a CDS encoding LysM peptidoglycan-binding domain-containing protein, with protein sequence MLNSGKGKHRRPSKAVRLAAFAGITGVAVAAPLMGATSASAATAAEWDRVAQCESGGNWSINTGNGYYGGLQFSASTWAAYGGTQYASTADKASKAQQIAVAEKVLAGQGKGAWPHCGVGLSSTPYGGGAPERTAEQPTTRSEQRTAPKAETAKPKAESKTVTTPTGEKVQKGDGEYKVKAGDTLSSIAAAEGVKGGWAKLFELNKDIVADADLIYPGQQLHLS
- a CDS encoding GtrA family protein — protein: MTGVSGQIVRFALVGVVNTGTYYGCYLLLLACGLPYVAAHVVAFLLSMTGSFFLTSYFTYRTRPTWRKFLLFPLTNAANFVITTLGVWLLVGIAGMSSRYAPLLAAAAAIPVTFVVSRTIMLRPENPKDRDSLAEVAPK
- a CDS encoding cytochrome P450 family protein; the protein is MNAANDPATPPELFTWEFATDPYPAYAWLREHAPVHRTRLPSGVEAWLVTRYADAKQALADQRLSKNPAHHDEPAHAKGKTGIPGERKAELMTHLLNIDPPDHTRLRRLVSKAFTPRRVAEFAPRVQELTDRLIDGFATKGEADLIHEFAFPLPIYAICDMLGVPAEDQDDFRDWAGQMIRHGGGPRGGVARAVKRMRAYLVDLIHRKRGDLGDDLISGLIRASDHGEHLTENEAAAMAFILLFAGFETTVNLIGNGTYALLRNPAERARLQASLAAGETDLLATGVEELLRYDGPVELATWRFATEPLTVGGQRIEAGDPVLVVLAAADRDPARFDDPDTLDLGRRDNQHLGYGHGIHYCLGAPLARLEGQAALATLLTRLPDLRLAAEPDELRWRGGLIMRGLRTLPVAFTPESRP
- a CDS encoding tetratricopeptide repeat protein, producing the protein MGELREGDFDALVRVLKSDDYLGLMERLSVLDPEGALGFDLLASQVRLAVSDEAARSRAESWLRRAAPRDPRVLDAIRTYAGEPTPVGFGPVGPVPVGPAVRNTVSDSAAGNIVQAHTVEQVNFYVAPPDPALWLDAATVDPHALGAPHEGPYIRRDRDADLGPERRDGFLLITGPPLSGRTTTAWAYVRRLPPGTEVCVPPPGTDLRALPERIAARKSPCVLWLDDLERYVEGLDAALLSRLIAMGVRIVATMTDAAYDEHRFGTPATARVLSRARVVELELEWSEDEFDRIEEAGDPRFEALTDWCGDLRVTEYLAVGPHLWAEWRRAGRPSGNQPGHQLVRAVLDLMRCGMSGAPRELARAVYEMYAPEHTDAFDAALAWAVRPRHGVTGLLVESTEAGGLVGYGYLVGEAIQSDELPPVPYETWDLAVAQGGQLVTHLATVHFRTGAKSGDPEAMYRLARLTDDEEWLRKAADAGHTAAAADLGRALADRGEARAAEHYLEKAADAGDARAATLLGKLLRDRAEGWWSAAARQGDHEAASHLATLLLGRGKVDEAYIRSYQALHTSSAQSSALCGAIHRFWQQEETAQVWFDRAAAAGDDTWSADAFGPAMSISDEEEQLRVECADADADVLGIHVTHVGAFLEKHGRVDEARTWYQKGFELGDAYAAFRLARLREQGGDEDGAAHWMRKAADAGHPGAVKALGGGADTVEG
- a CDS encoding YfhO family protein — translated: MAESRTLPSARPSASGAAVCGALSALFAVVAVCAGDAVARTFPFGPRTRAVNDLGNQFVPFHAHLWDLLHGRAGGGTLLNWRSGYGTSLLPDLGTYLTSPFAVLVAAFPRERIDLAVYVVTVLKLGSAAAAMAVVLLRQRRGSRWGAAVLGAAYALCGWAVVEASYNPMWLDGLVAFPLLCLVVEWVREGRRPLLGPVVVALCWAANFYTAYMATLGAALVLAARLGAGGGAGLPGTGAGLPGAGASGAGASGVVEGRGARGVVRVWARAVGTVVLGVCLAGPVLVPVFLGSRHAYPGWTRRFEAAEWADVAARVLPATYSFFTPALFLGAGALLLAAALPFHRAVDGRERLVWGGLVAGVLLSAQWEPTHLVWHVFATPNGSPYRQTFVLAGVVVMAAWTGVAAGGWPGWRALLGGAALLGVVAAVASGSGLVTGAAYGLFGAGGVVAVGAVVLLRAASGAGRAGAGAGGARGRGRPVVRGVGGALLAVSVVVPAAATTAYADRERPARLDDYPAWGAAHDARAAAVRGADGWPAYRTDPGRPQLTGNDPLLLGGQGAAYYSSHTPEVWTRTLAALGGGWTSHGRNLQSLDNPVTDALFAVGARWRDGVLTRTDERLPLVTVRAEGVAEAGAGAGDAGAGTGVAGPGTGRELRYGASAFRNQELLLGSRVYDLPADGVCPVGSDVFAWAPDFTGTARLGGTGRPAELRGGLPKRRAAMTPLGTQRVAGTRVEWRGRGAVPDGAVGCLDRGRLSEAVARLRAGAAVDVRVDGDEVRATLPPDAHGVAVLSAPRIAGWRCQGRPAGEHLGLVAVEVAPGERSVSCAFRTPGLRGGAAAGAGALVVLAAVAARVRRARRPYATKTSPVHHRAVSREPAGAA
- a CDS encoding nucleoside triphosphate pyrophosphohydrolase, which produces MNAQAADTPGTGRIVLLTTSHRVAPGVLSWPAWQTLHAADEVLCPDPAHPQLPYLREAGVAVETAAPTARELVDACAGDRTVVVVASGEGDQALTDGLARLAGSGRVAMPDLELLPGSYDLPGARLLDLVEVMDRIRRECPWSSRQTHQGLAKYAIEEAYELVEAIEDGDREELREELGDVLLQVVFHARIAEEADDEPFSLDDVAGGLVEKLIHRHPHVFGDATAETPEQVKEHWLRTKALEKQRTSVTDGIPLGQPGLALAAKLASRVRTAGMDVPPPSGEGVGYALLEMAARAEAEGVDPEAALRAAARAYRDTIRAAEGHDAG